From Campylobacter showae:
GCCTTGATGCTGTAAGCGGCGAGCGGTTAAAGCCCGCGTGGTTGCAGGGCGAATGCACCGAAGCGGACGAGTTTTGCATTAGCGCGGACGGTTCGCGACTCGCGCTAGTTAGCTACGACAAAGCCCGCGTCATTGACCTAAAAAGCGGAAATTTGCAGCTTAGCTTTGAGCTCTCGCACGTCGTGAAGCGCTGCGAGGCGAAATTTGAGCACATAAACGGCGAGGAATTTTTGGCCGTGCGCACCGACTACGGCTGCTTTAGCCTTTATAAAATTTAAGGAAAAATATGTTTTATTTTTTACTCGGAATTTACTTTTTTTACGTCGCCGCAAAGGCGATTTTGGCGATTTTGCAGATAAACTTCATCCGCTCGGAGGCGAAAAAGCCCGCCGTCGTGCTAGAGCAGAATGAATACGAAACCGCCGCCGCAGCCGCGATAACGAATCAAAAATTTGAGATAACAAGCCTGTTTTATCACGCCGCGATATTTGTGATGTGGGCGTGCTGGGGGCTGGGCGAGCTGTATGAGAGCGCCTACAAAACGGGAGAACTGCGAGATCATATCATCTTTGTGATGAGCTTTTTGATCATCTCGTCGCTGCTGGAGCTACCGCTAAATATCTACGAAACCTTCGTCAAAGACAAAAGGCTCGGCTTTTCAAACGTAACGCCTAAAATTTTCGCGCTCGATCTAGCTAAAACGCTTGTGCTAACGTTGGTGTTTGGCACGCTGTTTGTATGGCTGGTGCTGCTTTGCATTGGATTTTTGGGCGATTTTTGGTGGTTTTGGGCGTTTTTGCTGAGCTTTGGAGTCGCGCTCGTGATAAATCTCATCTACCCGACGCTAATCGCGCCTATCTTTAACAAGATGCAGCCACTGGAAGAGGGTGAGCTAAAAAGTCGTATAGAAGGGCTTTTGATGCAGTGCGGCTTTAAAAGTAGCGGCGTTTTTACGATAGACGCTAGCAAGCGCGACAACCGTCTAAACGCCTATTTTGGCGGCCTTGGCGCGACTAAGCGCGTGGTGCTTTTTGACACGCTTGTTAAAAAACTAAGTCTTGCCGAGATAATCGCCGTTTTGGGGCATGAACTGGGGCACTTTAAGCACAAAGATATCCTAAAAATGATCGCTCTAAGCGCGGTTATGCTTTTTGTGATGTTTTTTATATTTGGCAACATCCCTGACTCGGCGTACGACGCCCTAGGGCTCAGCCCGGCAGGCGGCGGAGTGATCGTGTTTTTACTGCTTTTTTCGCCAATTTTCGGATTTTTATTTTCGCCTATTAGCTCGTATTTTAGCCGCGCAAACGAATTTGGCGCCGATAAATTCGCTGGCGAGGTTTCAAACAAGGCCGACATGATAAGCGCGCTAAAAAAGCTAGGCTCCGAAAACAAGGCCTTCCCGAAGGCTCATTCGCTCTACGCCTTTTTCTATCACTCG
This genomic window contains:
- a CDS encoding M48 family metallopeptidase produces the protein MFYFLLGIYFFYVAAKAILAILQINFIRSEAKKPAVVLEQNEYETAAAAAITNQKFEITSLFYHAAIFVMWACWGLGELYESAYKTGELRDHIIFVMSFLIISSLLELPLNIYETFVKDKRLGFSNVTPKIFALDLAKTLVLTLVFGTLFVWLVLLCIGFLGDFWWFWAFLLSFGVALVINLIYPTLIAPIFNKMQPLEEGELKSRIEGLLMQCGFKSSGVFTIDASKRDNRLNAYFGGLGATKRVVLFDTLVKKLSLAEIIAVLGHELGHFKHKDILKMIALSAVMLFVMFFIFGNIPDSAYDALGLSPAGGGVIVFLLLFSPIFGFLFSPISSYFSRANEFGADKFAGEVSNKADMISALKKLGSENKAFPKAHSLYAFFYHSHPSLFERISKLENDDK